The genomic region TGTGTTCCGAGCTAGCTATGGCTAGCCCGCTGACTGTGCTGTGTCTCGGAGATTCCCTAACTGAGGGTTACGGTCTTAGTAAGGAGGAGGCCTGGCCAGCGGTGCTTGATGGTCTGATCAAGGCCGACGGGATAGTTGAGGTTACCGTGATTAATGCCGGGATCAGCGGATCGACCTCAGCCAGTGCCGTGTCGCGACTCAAATGGCACTTAAAATCGCTCAAAAAGCCGGCAATCCTGGTGCTTGAGCTCGGCCCTAATGATGGTTTACGGGGGCTTGATCCCAAGGCTACCGAGACCAATCTCCTCAATGTGATTCGCTTAGCTAAGGAGCATCAGCTACGTGTGCTGCTTGCGGGGATGCGGATGCCACCTAACTATGGTCCCCAATTTACCGAAGATTTTCGCGCGGTATTTCCACGCCTGGCCAAGAGTCAGGGACTCGAGCTCATTCCCTTTTTTCTTGAGGGCGTTGCAGCCGAGCCCGAGCTAAATCTCGCTGATGGTATCCATCCTAATAAGGACGGATATAAAATTATTGCCAAGAATGTGTGGCGTTATCTCAAACCGATGGTCACCGCGAAATCAAAGGCGTAACTGTAATGTCAGAGACCTTTATCACATTAGACCACGTCGCCAAGTCCTATCCTGGTGCGCGGGACGGCGAGTCCTTGCAAATCCTAAAGGATTGCGATGTCAGTATAAAGCGAGGCAGCCGCATTGCCATCATTGGGCCGTCAGGTAGTGGTAAATCTACTTTGATGTCGCTTATGGCGGGGCTGGATCGCCCGAGCACTGGGCGCATTCGCGTGATGAATCAAGACCTAGGTGAGCTCAGTGAATCGCAACTCGGGCAGTTTCGTGCACGGCATCTTGGTATCGTATTTCAGCAGTTTCATTTGATTTCCCACCTAACTGCTGAAGAGAACGTAGCGCTACCACTACGCATCCTGGGGGCGACAGCACATGAGGCCTCGGTCAGCGCGCAGCGCGCCCTCGCCGATGTGGGGCTTGAGCACCGGATTGATCACGTGCCGTCGCGCTTGAGCGGTGGCGAGTGTCAACGAGTGGCCATTGCGCGTGCCATGATCACAAAACCTGCAGGAATTCTGGCCGATGAGCCGAGTGGTAACCTTGATGTGCGCACCGGCGATCAGGTGATGGGGCTGCTTTTTGAATTAACTAAGGCGCATGGTATCACTCTGATTTTGGTGACGCATAATGAGGAGTTGGCACGGCGCTGCGATCAGCGTTTGATGCTACAGGCGGGGCGACTGGAGCATGTCTAACACCGTAGCATGGCTGGCCGGGAGAGAGTTGCTGCGTAGTCGCGGTTTTCTCGTTAGTTTTGTGCTGAGTTTAAGTCTGGGGCTGATTGGGTTTTTAGCGCTCGATAGCTTTAAGCATTCCATGCAAAGCTATCTTGAGCAGCGATCCCAGACGCTCCTAGGTGGGGATATTCAGCTTTACAGCCTCCGCCAGCTCGCTCCCAGTGACGACAGTGCCTTGTCCAAGTTTCTGACTGATAACTCTCACGGCCACATCGAAGTGCGACGTGAGATTCAGTTGGTGTCTATGGTCGCAACTGCCAGTGGCGACAGCCGCCTTGTGGATATTAGGGCTGTTGATGGCAAGTTTCCGTTCTACGGCTCATTAACTTTAGATCCTTCGCGTGACGGTGCTACGTTAAGCGGACCAGTGGCCTGGGTGTATCCAGAGCTCCTGCAGCAGCTTAATATCAAGCGCGGTGACACGCTAAAGATTGGTAGTCAGACTTTTCATGTGACACATAGTGTGGCTCAGGATCCGACACTGTCTGGGCTTGGATTCCGCATTGCGCCGCGGGCATATATCGATATCGCCATGATGGAATCGACGGGGCTACTGGCGACGGGTAGTCGCCTTTGGTACGTATGGATTCTTAAGCTACCGCCGGAACTTGATCTTAACGTCGTTGCTAACGATCTCAGGCGGGTGATGTCTGCCGACGTGAAGGTCGACACGCACTACGAATCAAGCCGCGATAGTGGGCGGTTTCTCCAGTACCTTAATGATTATCTGGGTCTGGCGGCATTGGTGGCGACGTTTTTTGCCGGTGTGACGTGCGCTTATTTGTTTCGTAGTTACCTGAGCAAAAAGCGGCGTGACATGGCGGTGCTGCTCAGTATGGGGCTAGGCGTCGGCGCCACCCAAATGGTGTATCTTGTGCAGCTCGTTATCGTGGCAACACTGGCAGCAGTGATCAGTCTGGTTGCGGCGCAAATATTTCTTCCTTTACTCCCGCGTGTGCTAGCGGGCTTGGTGCCCCAGGAGCTGGCGAGCAGTGGGTTTCAGCTCATTGCTAATCCGCGGAGTTGGCTTTTGGCTGCGGTTTGGGCCATTGGCGGCAGCGTTGTGATCGCGCTACCTACCTTGGTGCAGTTGCGGCGCGTTAAACCGGCGCAGCTATTTCAGGACGCTGCCTATG from Deltaproteobacteria bacterium harbors:
- a CDS encoding arylesterase, whose translation is MKQLFWALIGVTCAFLCSELAMASPLTVLCLGDSLTEGYGLSKEEAWPAVLDGLIKADGIVEVTVINAGISGSTSASAVSRLKWHLKSLKKPAILVLELGPNDGLRGLDPKATETNLLNVIRLAKEHQLRVLLAGMRMPPNYGPQFTEDFRAVFPRLAKSQGLELIPFFLEGVAAEPELNLADGIHPNKDGYKIIAKNVWRYLKPMVTAKSKA
- a CDS encoding ABC transporter ATP-binding protein produces the protein MSETFITLDHVAKSYPGARDGESLQILKDCDVSIKRGSRIAIIGPSGSGKSTLMSLMAGLDRPSTGRIRVMNQDLGELSESQLGQFRARHLGIVFQQFHLISHLTAEENVALPLRILGATAHEASVSAQRALADVGLEHRIDHVPSRLSGGECQRVAIARAMITKPAGILADEPSGNLDVRTGDQVMGLLFELTKAHGITLILVTHNEELARRCDQRLMLQAGRLEHV